In the Arachis ipaensis cultivar K30076 chromosome B10, Araip1.1, whole genome shotgun sequence genome, one interval contains:
- the LOC107623839 gene encoding uncharacterized protein LOC107623839 — MVAVSTASARGVPPKRRHVITSTTGSRFFSWKLLILLCVSLSCVLVLASLFSLHSSYLSNADSSNHFKVTRSTVSRTFHGPPKIAFLFLVRQNIPLDFLWHVFFKNGNVAKFSIYVHSAPGFVLDESTTRSSFFYGTQISNVIQVSWGESSMIQAERLLLAAALDDPANQRFVLLSDSCVPLYNFSYVYNYVMVSQRSFVDSFLDVKDGRYNPKMSPKIPREKWRKGSQWFTVVRSHAEVIVDDDVIFPVFNKHCKRRPPVDNRKGKLNLKIQKQHNCIPDEHYVQTLLAMHGLEGQLERRTLTYTLWNQSTTKMENKGWHPITYSYANASPQRIKEMKGINHVYYETEFRTEWCRVNSTSVPCFLFARKFSKGAAMRLLSDEVVGHFQVSAMLDTPP, encoded by the exons ATGGTGGCGGTGTCAACTGCAAGTGCGAGAGGCGTGCCTCCCAAGAGGCGCCACGTCATCACCAGCACCACCGGCAGTAGATTCTTCAGCTGGAAGCTCCTCATCCTGCTCTGCGTTTCACTCTCCTGCGTCCTCGTTTTGGCCTCTCTATTTTCTCTTCACTCCTCTTACCTCTCCAACGCTGATAGCTCCAACCATTTCAAGGTAACGCGATCAACGGTTTCTAGAACCTTCCACGGCCCCCCTAAGATCGCCTTCTTGTTCCTCGTTCGCCAAAACATCCCCCTTGATTTCCTCTGGCATGTCTTCTTCAAG AACGGTAACGTTGCCAAGTTCTCGATTTACGTTCATTCGGCGCCAGGGTTCGTGTTGGATGAGTCAACTACGAGGTCCAGCTTCTTCTATGGTACACAAATCTCCAATGTCATTCAG GTTTCATGGGGAGAATCAAGTATGATTCAGGCTGAAAGGTTGTTACTGGCGGCAGCACTAGATGACCCTGCAAATCAAAGATTTGTTCTTCTCTCAGACAG CTGTGTTCCTCTGTACAACTTCTCGTATGTGTATAATTATGTCATGGTTTCTCAAAGGAGCTTTGTGGACAG CTTTCTTGATGTGAAGGATGGCCGCTACAACCCGAAAATGTCACCTAAAATACCAAGGGAAAAATGGCGTAAAGGGTCACAG TGGTTCACTGTAGTACGTAGTCATGCAGAAGTAATCGTTGATGATGATGTTATCTTCCCTGTCTTCAATAAGCATTGTAAG AGACGTCCACCAGTTGATAACAGAAAGGGAAAGCTGAATCTT AAAATTCAGAAGCAGCACAACTGTATTCCAGATGAACACTATGTTCAGACATTGCTTGCA ATGCACGGCCTTGAAGGTCAACTTGAACGTAGAACGTTGACCTATACCCTGTGGAACCAGTCTACAACAAAGATGGAGAACAAAGGCTGGCATCCTATTACTTACAGCTATGCAAATGCTAGCCCTCAAAGGATAAAGGAAATGAAG GGCATCAATCATGTATATTATGAGACGGAGTTTAGGACAGAATGGTGTCGTGTGAATTCAACATCTGTTCCGTGCTTTTTATTTGCTAGGAAATTCTCTAAGGGAGCTGCCATGCGCTTATTGAGTGACGAAGTTGTTGGCCACTTCCAAGTTTCTGCAATGTTGGACACTCCCCCATGA